The following coding sequences lie in one Theileria equi strain WA gcontig_1105316255047 apicoplast, whole genome shotgun sequence genomic window:
- a CDS encoding hypothetical protein (encoded by transcript BEWA_051110A), which produces MVGFIVCLIFFLFLSMKFLSFESLLSSNLHLSSGCKPFKSVDGVYRVINGVYILDLTYTAVSLFRLYKFFSILNNRGIYVTFVYLVKLFNRKFLKLITRYTVHNFFNNHWIYGSLTNGHTLKAVLLAVAWIEKLRKAKFRVPRSVFRVYSKSFVLARDLKFSGISKFVFFLNLDCSGLAVKECACTNKFLSGLCSPSFDVGLIDFYIYSNCTNEVSINFILKFVLASYFSSFKV; this is translated from the coding sequence ATGGTGGGTTTTATAGTGTGTTTAATATTTTTTTTGTTTTTAAGTATGAAATTTTTAAGTTTTGAGTCTTTATTAAGTAGTAATTTACATTTAAGTTCTGGTTGTAAACCTTTTAAATCTGTTGATGGTGTTTACAGGGTTATTAATGGTGTTTATATTTTAGATTTAACGTATACTGCAGTTAGTTTATTTAGGTTGTATAAGTTTTTTTCTATATTAAATAATAGGGGGATTTATGTTACTTTTGTTTATTTGGTTAAATTGTTTAATAGAAAGTTTTTAAAATTAATAACTCGGTACACGGTTCATAATTTTTTTAATAATCACTGGATTTACGGTTCGTTAACTAATGGCCACACGTTGAAGGCAGTTTTATTGGCTGTCGCTTGGATCGAGAAATTAAGGAAGGCTAAATTTCGTGTTCCTAGAAGTGTTTTTAGGGTGTATAGTAAATCTTTTGTTTTAGCTAGGGATTTAAAATTTAGTGGTATTTCTAAGTTTGTGTTTTTTTTAAATTTAGATTGTTCGGGGTTAGCAGTTAAAGAGTGTGCCTGCACTAATAAATTTTTGAGTGGTCTTTGTTCGCCTTCTTTTGATGTTGGTTTAATAGATTTTTATATTTACAGTAATTGTACTAACGAAGTTTCTATTAATTTTATTTTAAAGTTTGTTTTGGCTTCTTATTTCAGTAGTTTTAAAGTTTAG
- a CDS encoding hypothetical protein (encoded by transcript BEWA_051120A) has protein sequence MCAVIEVFMVFLRSFLVSFPFYNSVGFPSCVSGGSVCSEGLVSSLGALFGLNSCVGVYNRGFSFLSGLLFSCLRSSRLGDKPALDIINEFFEGYYEDLECNSGFFSGVVCGSLDFVGSVNFCGGYIVVSEFSFGGFEGFGRVFFCDSSIYGPGVVVFPLSFFGVCNVPNYVGAIYFYLYVRCCGFYKSSCVSLFYYFVGLFYSLSTLYSSKTIRVLYSNLSLIVSRLSSYVVVCRSFNGLFAEGTVINVKFMNIFNLSSVLSGYDSEEYKPYLIGVTRYTLISCGVFSSLSFQNTLQTLKRLVLEDNVEWKVDSKSNLISSGFIPVGSGWYRYFMV, from the coding sequence ATGTGTGCTGTTATAGAAGTTTTTATGGTTTTTTTACGTAGTTTTTTAGTGTCTTTTCCTTTTTATAATAGTGTTGGTTTTCCTTCTTGTGTGTCTGGTGGTAGTGTGTGCTCGGAAGGGTTAGTTAGTAGTTTGGGTGCTTTGTTTGGGTTGAACTCGTGTGTGGGCGTGTATAATAGGGGTTTTTCTTTTTTGTCTGGTTTGTTGTTTTCTTGTTTACGTTCCTCACGTTTAGGCGATAAGCCTGCTTTAGATATTATTAATGAGTTTTTTGAGGGTTATTATGAAGATTTAGAGTGTAATTCTGGGTTTTTTAGTGGTGTTGTTTGTGGTTCTTTAGATTTTGTAGGGTCCGTTAATTTTTGTGGGGGGTATATAGTGGTTAGTGAGTTTAGCTTTGGGGGTTTTGAGGGTTTTGGTAGGGTTTTTTTTTGTGATTCGAGTATTTATGGTCCTGGAGTTGTTGTTTTTCCGTTAAGTTTTTTTGGTGTTTGTAATGTGCCTAACTATGTTGGGGCTATTTATTTTTATCTTTATGTTAGGTGTTGTGGTTTTTATAAGTCGTCTTGTGTTTCTTTATTTTATTATTTTGTTGGTCTTTTTTATTCACTGAGTACTTTATATAGTTCTAAAACTATTAGGGTTTTATATTCTAATTTATCTTTAATTGTTTCTAGGTTGTCTTCTTATGTAGTGGTGTGTCGGTCTTTTAACGGGTTGTTTGCTGAGGGTACTGTTATAAATGTTAAGTTTATGAATATATTCAATTTATCTAGTGTTCTTAGTGGGTACGATAGCGAGGAGTATAAGCCTTACTTAATTGGTGTTACACGATATACTCTTATAAGTTGTGGTGTTTTTTCTTCTTTAAGTTTTCAAAACACACTACAAACATTAAAACGTTTAGTGTTGGAGGATAATGTTGAGTGGAAGGTGGATTCTAAATCGAATTTAATTTCTTCAGGTTTTATTCCTGTAGGGTCTGGGTGGTACAGATATTTTATGGTGTGA